Genomic segment of Vidua macroura isolate BioBank_ID:100142 chromosome 17, ASM2450914v1, whole genome shotgun sequence:
GCAGACCATGTTTGTATCctgttattttatttgctgctttgaAGGACATTTAGTCCTCATAAGCAGGATTGCATAACTCAAGGAAGGGGGAAAGATCAGGTTTTGCCCTTCTTAAATCTTCCTCTCTGTAGATTCAGATGGTATCTTAATGGTGGGAGCAGTGGCAGGGATGTGTTTTTACAATCTGCTATCAGTGGTGTCTGTGGCCGTATCCATGACCCCTGGGCCAGCTGATTGATTGCCACCAGCCGTTTGATCTATCCTGAGCCTGCCCCACCTGCGCTTTGCATCCCACCAGTGTTTCAGTGGCAGCTTCTTGGCCATCACGTGGAGATGGCCTGAgccccagcactgtccctgccctgccttttgcagcagcagtggccagTGAAAGCCCTGGCAGTGAGTCAGGTGCCTCTGCCTGCAGGGCAggtgtgcagggctgtgtgtggggATGGGAGCGAGCTCCTGGGCATCAGCGCATGCCCCAGAgatgggcactgccagccctgtgccaggagctcaCGTCACCTGCTCTTGGACACTTGCTGGCACTGCTTACTCAGTTTTCTCCCAGCTCCTCGTAGTTATTGTTTGATACATACCCTGACGCCAGAGGGTTTGTGGGTTTTAATTAGTAACCCTGGGTAGTTTAGTTATCCATGCAGATACCCAGCCCTCTTCTGAATCCTACTCCTTTCTTACCCTTGGCACCCTGCAGCTATCATCTATGCAGGAAAATGCATAGATGTTATAACTAAATGTCCACGATGTTATAACTAAAAAGAACCTTGTGTATTAAGTTTCTAATCTACAGTTTCATttataaatacaataaaatcaaatatgtattttgtaGACTATTCTGttacttaaaagaaaacatttctggaaaGATGGATATCTAACTGAAACATTTTACAGCTAATATTTTCCTTCCCAATTCGACTTCCAAATCACATTTGTCATGTTCCTCCGAAAGCCCCAGCTGGCTAATGGAAAAAgcttgtttttgcttttctggctCTCTTTCTCCAAAATCCAGTGTTTCAGCAATAATGGGGAAATAGGGCTTAAGAGTGAAAAGACCTGAGTCACTGTCCCATTTTTAATGAGTAAAAAtttaagtgttttattttgaaacctTTTTAGCTCTATGGGGCAacttgttattattatttttttacagcACCTTGTGCCGTGGGACTGACCCCTTGTGTAGGATTAGAGAGCCTGTAAGCCCTGATAATACCATGTAATTAACAACCCATCAGGAGCTGATTCTTGGAAGTGAAGTCAAAGTTTTCATGTAATGACACTTAGCAAATAAATTAGGGTTTGGCTTCCTGTGATTTCTAGGAGGAAGCCAGCTGAAAAGTCAAGGTGTTTGGAGTTTGCTTTTTTCACTCCTCCTGAACTCTAAATAAGTATAGGGCAGTTCCTCAAAATTACTGGAAACAGAATAAATTTCTAAAGATTCATTAAATGTgtgagctgcagcaaaatacttAGACAATACATagatattgaaaaataaactttataataattatattttaaaaatgtttatatgTCATGACTTTGTCCCTGTATTGGCTACATTTATACCCATGTGAGCACCAGTTACTTTTCTCTGAATTATTGTTGCAACTCAAGAGTACCTGACCCATTTCTCTTATTGCAGGTAGAGCTTCACGTCCACCTGGATGGAGCCATCAGACCAGAGACCATCTTGTACTTTGGCAAGTGAGTTGTGGGGGGAAATAAACTCTGGGAGCTGCAGTACAAAGGCatcctcccttctgcttctccagctctgtgacagaggagctcctgcaggcagcaaaCCTGGCTGGTGCTGGTTCTGTCTCTGCCCAGACCTGGCTGCACAGTGTGAGGGCACTGAGCACACCCCAAAAGACAGGGGGGCTTCCCTGCTAGCAGGAATGTGACTGAGGTGGTCGTGGGTTTGTGAGCTGGGCAAGCTCAGAGGAGCCACCATGAGAAAAGTCCAGGAGATGTCTCAATGAGCTGCCTGCTGTTGAAGTGTacccaggacacagcagaggtgctgtatcctcatttctttttccacattCCTAACTGCAAAACCAAGTGGAATGGCAGCAGGCCAGGAGTGCTGTATTGGTGGTCGTGCTGCTACATGGTTTGAGAGGAAAAACCAGCTTGGGTGCCcttgcctgccctgctgccatgTGCATTTGAATCCCAGGCTGTCTGCCTGGGGTCAGCAGGCAAGGGGTCACACTGGTGTGAGGGTGACCCAGGGAAGCACTTGGCAGTGCTTTAGAGAGAGGTTGTTTCCTTGACAGAGCCCATGTGCATCTTCCTTCAGTGTGGATGGTGTGGGAAGCGTGGGGTGAATGATTAACCTGTGCGAGGGCCTGGCTCCACATTTGtaagcaaaataaacaagatTTCCTCCAGCTGTCACTGATACCCTCACATCAAGAAGGTGGCAAGGGTAGGGATTTCGGGGAATGGCTCTtaggcacagctctgggaggaagTCAGTTCTGAGGAGGATGGGAAGTGGTTATAGCATCCTCTGGGCACAGCAGATTCCAAGGCAGTGCAGTCCTAGGGAGAAATATTCTTTCTGGAGTAGCTTTTTCAGCAGGGCCTGGCCGTACTTTTTGCTGTGCagtcagagaaagaagagtGGGTCAGGGCTGTCCATCCCATGTTTTTGCTGGATGCTGGCATGGTGAACCCAGGGTTCCTGCTGgtgggctgcagggctggaataCAGGTCCAAAGGAACAGAAGAGTTGGTGCTGACTCCCTGAGGCTCTTCTGGGTCCCTCTgcctgcaaacagaaaatgccAGTGTAGTCCCCTAGGAGAATTGTAGGAGCCCTGAAACCCAGGAGGCACTGGCTGTCCGGGGATCCTGTGCCAGGATCCTTTCTTAGGGCAGAAACTTTCATTGCCTGAGCGTGTGCTGAGttcctcttatttttaaacagccCTGGCATCCCCCTGGGCTGCCAGCCCTCGGGTGGAGCAAGGCTGTGCTATTCATGGGCTCTAAAAGttgcactcacacacacacaaaccagtGGGGCAGTGCAGAGGGCTGTAGGGGACTGACTGCCTTAATAACCTCACCCTGGGCACAGAATGCTGCTTGTGgtctatttttaaagttaaagagctggaaataattttgctagGTGGTGTTTGACCATGTAGACAGAACCCCAAGCTGCTGGGATGCACAACCCCTCATTGGGCAGTGCACTGCTGAACTCAGCTGTTTTTAGAAACTTTGTCTCCAATTCTGTCAGGTCTGGGTCAGTCTTTGCATCATTCCTGCTCAGCCAAAGGGCTCAGAGGTGTGACAGACCCCTCATAGGgactgggtgtccccaggagagGTGCTCTTCTGTGGTGGGATGGAGTGCATGGTGCTGCCCGTggctggagggagctgctctgggcaggacaCCGAGGTGGCAGTGAGGACAAACATGTTCCCCTCTGGCCACTTTGCTTCAAGAAGAATCCCAGAAGAGGGTTggatggggcagcagcagctccaaaagCCACACTGGCATGATCCACCAGATCTCCTCATCCAGTGGTTCCAGTGTGGATCATCCCAAAGCACTGCCACTGATGCCTGCAGGAAGGCAGTGCTTCAGGAAGCACATGAAAGAGGTCAGGGAAGTGGCTTTGCTGTAGGAAACTTTCCTGTGGCAGGTGGAGGAAGGTACAAGTCGGTTCCTGGAGCAGAGACTGATGTgtcagtgccatggaaagggcaAGGCGGGGAGGAAAACCGATGCCTTGGCAGCGATGAGTGTTCCCTGCTGAGTGCCAGCAACTTAATCTGTGCAGATTGCATGTGAGGGCTGAGCATGGGGCTGGTTTCCTTCCTGGCTGAGTGGGGAAGGAGCAATGTTTACCAAGCCCAGGAGCGGGGTCCTTTGGactgtgtccctgcatggctcaTTGGGAtgggtgctggcagcacagcactAAAGCTGTCTGTGGTGTTCTGTCTCTGTTAGCAGAGTTCTTCCAATCAATCAGCTGTAATTCGTTGTGGCAGGAAAGAGGATTAAAAACAAATGTCTGGTTATTATTCCAAATTTGTTTTGGCCTGTGCAGGGTACCAGAGGGCGGGGGGTGACAAAGCCTGCCCAGGAAGCTGCAGCACCCTTGGCTGGCAGCCCCCTCGATCTCGGCTGTCACCACCCCAGGAACACCTTCACCCACGCGGtattccagctgctcctgggaaagATGGCCTCTTCCCTCTTGGAAGCACTTATGTGGGCATTAGCGTGTCTGTCCCTTTGGTGAGAGCAGTTGCTGCCCTTTGTCCCTGTGTGGGAGGAGTTCCTGTCACAGGAGATGCCACCAGGATGCTGGgctcaggaagcagcaggagctgctggcaccaaACCCATGAGCCACAACACTTCTGCCTGTGTGATCCCAGGCCTTGGAGCATCTCCTTGAGTTTTTAATCCTTTGCGCCTGCATAAGTGGAAATTAACTCTTCTAAAGAATTTTGGCAATTCTGCTGCTAGGTCTAGGAGGTGCCAAGAAATAATCCAGAGCCCCTTTAGATGAACTCCTTCTTAAGCTTAAAATGTGCCCTGGCTGTGTTCCTGCCGGGTCAGCCTGGGcttgtattttggtttgtttgtgctTAGCCTGTGTTTTGGATCGCCTTCCTCTCTGCTGAGATTCAGGGCTCCATCCGTGAGGAGATTTTGGAAGGACAGTGTGTGCTGTATCTTTCCTGTGAGGAAATGATGGTTGATGCTGCCAGCTTTGGATGCAATTGGTGTATAAAATGGACTGATTAAAAATGTGATAACCTTCCCTGTCAGTAACATGTGACTTTGTTTCCAGGAAAAGAGGCATCCCTCTCCCTGGGAATACTGTTGAGGAGCTCCTGAAGTATATCAGCTATGACACGCCGCTGTCACTTCCCGAGTTTCTAGAGAAATTTAATTATTACATGCCTGCCATTGCGTAAGTAccctgcttttgcttttgcccCCTCGACCCTTGGCAGGATCCCTTGGCTCAGCCTTGGAGGTCCCCTGTGGGCCCTGAGGGTGATAGGTCCCactgccatccctgcaggggTGACCGCGAGGCAGTGAAGAGAATTGCCTACGAGTTtgtggaaacaaaagcaaaggaaggagTCACCTACGTGGAGGTCCGGTACAGCCCTCACTTCCTGGCCAACTCTGGTGTGGCtcccatcccctggggacaAGCTGAGTGAGTgatcctgctgtgctggggagctggtGGGTGGCTGGTTGGGCATGGAGAAGGCATCCCCATGCCAGTCAGCCACTGTGCATTCAAAGGCTGCTGTAACAAacctcctttctcttcccatgCAGCGAGAGCCAGCATGCTTCCACCTCTCTCTCCCATCAACAGGGTTTTTCATCTTAAACAcctctgtgtgctgcagtgTTTTAATGTCCCTTGCTCTGGGCACTGAGATCTGCATGTGCAGGGCAGCTGTGCTCAACCTCCTGGCTGAAGCCCTTCCCtgtgagagggaaagaaatgtcCACATATGGACTGCCTGACCACAAAAAGGGAGTTTGAGATGGCAGAGGTGGTGGGTGGTGTTTGAGAGGGCTGGTGGTCTGACCCCTTCCTTTCATGTCATCCCCCCTGTGATATGTGCCTTTCAGTAAATCaatgctgggctctggggcCCCTCCAGAGTGTGCTGTGGTaggtgctgagccctgggcttgcccctgcctggctgcagagaaTTGTGTGCCCTAATCAGAGCGACAAAGAGGGGATTCCTCTGATCAGGCAGGATGGGCACCCAGTTTCCCAAGGCCTTTCTGAATCTTAGTGTCATCTGTGCCTGCTTCAGTGCCTGGTACCTGGTAAATGTGGCCGTGGCATGGGTGTAAAAGGTGCTCTCGGGCTCTGACTGGTCTCATTGGGCAAGTGGGACCTGGGGCAGCCTGTCCTCCCGTGGGGATGCCGGGCTGGACCtgtggctcctgcctgcctccctggCAGTGTCTGGCCTCTTGCTGATGCCTTTTCTTCCCTGCAGGGGAGACCTCACTCCAGACGAAGTGGTTCAGCTCGTAAATCAGGGactgaaggaaggagaaagggattTCCACATCAAAGCCAGGTCTATTCTATGCTGCATGCGCCATATGCCAAGTAATGTAttgcagctgccctgctgctctgctcccttccctggggctggggggacgtccctggggctggggctctgcaggaatgtggggacagccccagtCTGTGGGGCTGGTGCAGCACCAGACAGTGCTGAGGAGATTCTGGGGGTCCTCTGCTCCTTTCACTGTAGGGCAAAGGTCTGCTGGAGGCAGGAGTGGGGGTCTGTGGGTACAACCAGTATCTGAAAGGTCTTGCTAGAGGCACAAAAGGGGCTCTTCTGTCCTCTCCTGGGGGAGCTGTggtctctgctccctgcccaaaGGCCAGAGCTCACCTTGGGCCAGTAAAAGCCATTGGCACAGTGAGCACTTGCATGTGCCATGAGTGACCGGAGGTCTGAGAGCAAATGGTTGTGGAAGGAGGACCAGCATGACATCTCACACTTCCCTGCTCATGGTCCTACAGCAGGATGCTCCTTCCTTAGCCTGGGTCATGGGGCAGCCAGAGAAtccactggcagcagctggtCTCTGCTGAGTTAAGCTGAAAACACAAGTCAGATATACTTAAGGTAcatatataaaatgtttttttataaaatcagCAGCTCTGATGAAAAACTTTGTTGGTAACAGGTGCTGTGACCCAGAATAGGAAGAAAACCCAATTACCAGCATTTAAATGGGCTGCTGACTTTCACAAGCATCTTCTTCTAGGGAAGGATGCAGCCAGAGAGAGGCTGTGTTACAGTAGCTGTTTTATGTGAAGGTTTTATTCTGAGTATCTTCATATCTCACACCAGTTTTATTTAGGCTTAGTAGGGTAGATGGTGGAAAGATTTTTCCTAGTGAGTACATGATTCATTTGTGTctagaaatgtgaaaaattatattcttggAAGCTGGTAGAATCTTGGTAGATTGGATCatggagttttcttttttttttttttttccctgcttgcaCAGTCAACACCAAACAATACTTTGAAAACTTGATCCTTATATTTCTGGTTTctagggaaaaaatgtttttctttgtagaAACTGGAGAGCTGTAAGGCACAGTCACAGTGATCTGCAGTTACAGTCCCTGCCAGTGCACAAGTGGTGAAggcaggaggtggcaggagCATCTGAGGGTGTGTGTAGCCTGCACTTCACTGCAGGAGGGATTGCTGGTGGCATTCTCATACCTGTGTCCCAGGGCACTAGCTGATACCCAGAGCCAATGGTGTGCTTGATAAAGAGTCTTTAGCAGTGCATTCAGATGTGCTGCACAGTGAGAAGCCACCCTAATTGTAATTAATGAACTGTTGAGAGAAAGGCAGAGATACCAGCCAGAACTGACTCATATTAAagttgttaaataaaataatgactCTAACCCAGCAAGCTGAAAAAtggtggaaaaaaatagatgaTGAAGTTGCACACATCATTCTGGTGTGTTCATAtgatttggggattttctgTACACAGAAGGTGCCTGTTAATTATTAACACAACTGTTTATCTCTGTTTCTTGGCTTTTCTGCTAGGGTTAAGTGCTATGTGAGTTGGTAGATGCAGTTTCTCTCTCAGAGGTTATCTGTCCTGAGCTGAGAGAACTCTCAAGCAGTTGTTGGCCACTTGTTAGTCTCTTTTTCACTGATGGCAAATAGATAAAACTTCAGCTCCTTCCTATCAGAAGTAAAGTCAAGGATGCCCTACAAGAGGCTGTAGTACAGGGCCCCCCAGagatccctcccagcccagtctcctccctgacacagctcatCTGGTGGGGCAGTTCCTGCCTTTACCCTCACCTTgcccagccagggaagggatggaagCTCAGGAGTTGAGGGATTTCTCCAACACATCATATTacagccccagggcagtgcAGTTCATCTTACCTACAGCCAACTGCAGCAGTCACTACTGCTTggaagtttttaaattattttttccccctgcttgaAGTGAGCAGAAAAACATGATGAGAGCAGTTTTATAGCTGGTGAATGCATTCGATTTCCCTTTCACTGACAACAGACTGATCAGTTGACAGCTTTTATCTGCCTGGAGATCACAGAGATGACAGACCTTTCTAGGAGTTTGCTAGCTTTCTTTTTGAGCATCAAATTTTGGGAAAGACTAAAGAAAATAGCTCTAGCCTTCTAGTTATAAGACCAGGATTTGTTTAGAAAAATGCTGAAGGTGTGACCCTTATGAATGCTCCTCCTGAATCCTGATGCTGCCTCTTCCAGGCTGGTCTCCAGAGGTGGTGGAGCTCTGCAAGAAGTATCGAAATGACTCTGTGGTGGCTGTTGACCTGGCTGGAGATGAGACCCTGAAGGTGGAGAATTACTCTGAGCATAAGAAGGCTTATGAGGTTTGTGgaataagtttttaaaaagaaattacgAGAAGAATATATATCAAGGGTACGTGTGTGAAGGGACACTTTTCAAACTGCAAACAGCTGGGACAGCTTAAAAATTTGTTGCAGCTATTAAAAACATTCAGTTAAAtagaaaaagtatttgtttaTATTTCCCAAATGATTAATGGCAGGCATCATTGCTAAAACATGGCCGTAGAGCTGGGGCTTGGCATGCTGTGAGTGTGACATGGAGCCCAAATCAACCCCCACCCCACTACTGTTGGCTCCTGGGGCTTGGTGAAACCACAGCCAAGGGTGGAAGAGACTGGCCTTTCCAGTCTGGCAGAAATCACCcgaggagcagagcagaagctGAACTTTTGCAGGGCTTTTATCTGATCATCTCAAATGCAAACACTGGAATGGCTTCAGGAGCCTGATCCCAGGCTCTCACCAAACCTCAGCCTTTGCAGTGGCtccaagggaagggaaggccTCACTCCTCTTTGCTGGTGGAAATTTGGGGTTGTTAGTCCCCACCATCAGTGGGGGAGGAGGTTGTGCACCATCACTAGCAAAAAGGGTGGTGGTTTGCAAGCAGTGCTCAGGTCTGAAAGTACACGGGGCTTCCTTGGGGTCCTCACCCCGTCAGTGGGAGCTGATACAAGGCAGGcctgcactgctgtgctcagtgaACGGGGTGATTATAGACAGTGGCACGGGAACGGGTTCATTAACTCATGGCAAGGCAGTCTCATCCTGCCCTGGTGGGCCAGCAGTACCCAGGTCCATCCTCTGTCTGAAGGATGCATCTTgtctctgtgccaggggctcaCTCAGGCTCTGAGATGCTGAAGCAACACCCCCC
This window contains:
- the ADA gene encoding adenosine deaminase isoform X1 → MERAQRIFGGPKVELHVHLDGAIRPETILYFGKKRGIPLPGNTVEELLKYISYDTPLSLPEFLEKFNYYMPAIAGDREAVKRIAYEFVETKAKEGVTYVEVRYSPHFLANSGVAPIPWGQAEGDLTPDEVVQLVNQGLKEGERDFHIKARSILCCMRHMPSWSPEVVELCKKYRNDSVVAVDLAGDETLKVENYSEHKKAYEEAERCGIHRTVHAGEAGPAAMVKEAVYVLKAERVGHGYHVVEDPELYKQLLKTKMHFEVCPWSSYLTGACSPDFTKHPVIQFRKDRANYSLNTDDPLIFNSTIDKDYGIVKEHMGFTEEEFKRVNINAAQSSFLPEKEKQELLNKLYEAYGMVPNAS